A region from the Gemmatimonadota bacterium genome encodes:
- the pyrF gene encoding orotidine-5'-phosphate decarboxylase has protein sequence MAQLKSVPIVALDYSTSSEALQLVRSLGDSCRFYKVGSELFTAAGPAVVRAIRELGHEVFLDLKFHDIPNTVAGAVRSAVATGASMLTVHASGGAAMVSAAVQAAGECRVMGVTVLTSFSAAGLGEAWGRPIADVGAEVARLAVLCQGAGAHGLVCSGHELAAVRSKAPGLHPLVPGIRFAEGEAHDQARVMTPEVASAAGASYLVIGRMVTASPDPVAAMRRVTAALE, from the coding sequence ATGGCCCAATTGAAATCAGTCCCGATCGTCGCGCTCGACTATTCGACGTCGAGCGAGGCCCTGCAGCTGGTCCGGAGCCTGGGTGACAGCTGCCGGTTCTACAAGGTGGGAAGTGAGCTGTTCACGGCCGCCGGCCCGGCCGTGGTGAGGGCAATCAGGGAACTGGGCCATGAGGTGTTTTTGGATCTCAAGTTCCATGACATCCCGAACACGGTCGCCGGGGCCGTGCGATCCGCCGTGGCGACCGGAGCCAGCATGCTCACGGTACACGCATCCGGTGGTGCGGCCATGGTGAGCGCGGCGGTCCAAGCCGCGGGTGAGTGCCGGGTGATGGGGGTGACGGTCCTGACCTCGTTCAGCGCGGCCGGACTTGGCGAGGCGTGGGGCCGGCCGATAGCGGACGTTGGTGCGGAGGTGGCGCGCTTGGCCGTACTGTGTCAGGGGGCGGGGGCCCATGGCCTTGTGTGTAGTGGACACGAGCTGGCTGCAGTGCGGTCGAAAGCCCCGGGACTCCACCCGCTGGTGCCAGGAATCCGGTTTGCGGAGGGGGAGGCCCACGATCAGGCGCGGGTGATGACGCCGGAGGTCGCGTCCGCCGCGGGGGCGTCGTACCTGGTGATTGGGCGGATGGTGACGGCGTCACCAGACCCGGTTGCCGCGATGCGGCGGGTGACCGCGGCGCTCGAATAA